In Saccharothrix syringae, the following are encoded in one genomic region:
- a CDS encoding GNAT family N-acetyltransferase, with product MWVGERVRLRGVEPEDWEAFMRFSGHSGDMRAVDRVYPPRSAAGHREWALARATAATGGDEFTLAVEAGGVVVGRVSTHNADQRAGRFGYGIGIGHEYQRRGYAAEAVGLLLDFMFAERRYHKCEAGVYAFNGPSLALHRKLGFREEGRLRDHEFSAGRHHDMVLFGVLADEWLSPRRS from the coding sequence ATGTGGGTGGGCGAGCGGGTGCGGCTGCGCGGGGTCGAACCGGAGGACTGGGAGGCGTTCATGCGCTTCTCCGGGCACAGCGGGGACATGCGCGCGGTGGACCGCGTGTACCCGCCCCGGTCCGCTGCCGGGCACCGCGAGTGGGCCCTGGCGCGGGCCACCGCCGCGACCGGGGGCGACGAGTTCACCCTCGCCGTGGAGGCGGGCGGCGTCGTGGTCGGCAGGGTGAGCACGCACAACGCCGACCAGCGGGCCGGGCGCTTCGGGTACGGCATCGGCATCGGCCACGAGTACCAGCGGCGCGGGTACGCGGCCGAGGCCGTGGGGCTGCTGCTCGACTTCATGTTCGCCGAGCGCCGCTACCACAAGTGCGAGGCGGGCGTGTACGCGTTCAACGGGCCCTCCCTGGCCCTGCACCGCAAGCTCGGCTTCCGGGAGGAGGGCCGGTTGCGCGACCACGAGTTCTCCGCGGGCCGCCACCACGACATGGTCCTGTTCGGCGTCCTGGCCGACGAGTGGCTCAGCCCCCGGCGGTCCTGA
- a CDS encoding alpha/beta fold hydrolase, which produces MTTYVLIPGACHGGWYYDPIASRLRAEGHEVHAPTPSTGRVNLEDHVAEVLALVGDLSDVVLVGHSYGGMVITVVADRLPDRVKALVYLDAFVPRDGESGYDIAHGRWREWYVEGASGDGFAFPPLPFFDPRATPHPLATMLQRASLTGAVDKVTERFYLFAERFPDSPLATTWARLRDDPSWRAVGLPIGHDVVGEAPEELLALLRTAGG; this is translated from the coding sequence ATGACGACTTACGTGCTGATCCCAGGGGCTTGCCACGGTGGCTGGTACTACGACCCGATCGCCTCCCGGCTGCGCGCCGAGGGGCACGAGGTGCACGCGCCGACCCCGAGCACCGGTCGGGTGAACCTGGAGGACCACGTGGCCGAGGTGCTGGCGCTGGTCGGGGACCTGTCGGACGTGGTGCTGGTCGGGCACAGCTACGGCGGCATGGTGATCACGGTGGTGGCCGACCGCCTGCCCGATCGGGTGAAGGCGCTGGTGTACCTGGACGCGTTCGTGCCGCGCGACGGCGAGTCGGGCTACGACATCGCGCACGGCAGGTGGCGCGAGTGGTACGTGGAGGGCGCCTCGGGTGACGGGTTCGCGTTCCCGCCGCTGCCGTTCTTCGACCCGCGCGCCACGCCCCACCCGCTGGCGACGATGCTGCAGCGGGCCTCGCTGACCGGTGCCGTGGACAAGGTGACCGAGCGGTTCTACCTGTTCGCGGAGCGGTTCCCGGACAGCCCGCTGGCCACGACGTGGGCGCGGCTGCGCGACGACCCCTCGTGGCGTGCGGTGGGGCTGCCCATCGGGCACGACGTGGTGGGTGAGGCGCCGGAGGAGCTGCTGGCGCTGCTCAGGACCGCCGGGGGCTGA
- a CDS encoding helix-turn-helix transcriptional regulator, whose product MSAMSMPARMLRLLSLMQARRDWSGAELAQRLGVTDRTVRRDVERLRELGYPVTGTTGTAGGYRLASGRDLPPLLLDDDEAVAVAVGLRTAAGVAGVAESSTRALAKLHRVLPARLRHRVAAVGDAIAVMAVDGPAADPATLGLLAAACRDHEVVAFTHRGAERRVEPRALVTAGRRWYLLAHDPSRGDWRTFRVDRLGSPRATGRRFTPRPLPGDPAEHVARSLTTAPYRHTATARVRAPADVVRARLPFALPGRVEPVDGDTCLLRLGADTVGPIAADLAHVEADYTLEDASPGLLDALAGVAARLTGGRPAPPAAPGSR is encoded by the coding sequence ATGTCCGCAATGTCGATGCCCGCGAGGATGCTGCGCCTGCTGTCGCTGATGCAGGCCAGGCGCGACTGGTCCGGCGCCGAGCTGGCGCAGCGGCTGGGCGTGACCGACCGGACCGTGCGGCGCGACGTCGAGCGGCTGCGCGAGCTGGGCTACCCGGTCACCGGCACCACGGGCACCGCGGGCGGCTACCGGCTGGCGTCCGGCCGCGACCTGCCGCCGCTGCTGCTCGACGACGACGAGGCGGTCGCGGTGGCCGTCGGCCTGCGCACGGCCGCGGGCGTCGCCGGCGTGGCGGAGTCGTCCACCCGGGCGCTGGCCAAGCTGCACCGGGTGCTGCCCGCCCGGCTGCGGCACCGGGTGGCCGCGGTCGGCGACGCGATCGCGGTCATGGCGGTGGACGGGCCGGCGGCGGACCCGGCGACCCTGGGCCTGCTCGCGGCGGCCTGCCGGGACCACGAGGTCGTCGCGTTCACCCACCGGGGCGCGGAGCGCCGGGTCGAGCCGCGCGCCCTGGTCACCGCGGGCCGCCGCTGGTACCTGCTGGCCCACGACCCGTCGCGGGGGGACTGGCGCACCTTCCGGGTGGACCGGCTGGGGTCCCCGCGCGCCACGGGCCGCCGCTTCACCCCGCGCCCGCTGCCCGGCGACCCGGCCGAGCACGTGGCCAGGTCGCTGACCACGGCCCCGTACCGCCACACCGCCACGGCCCGCGTCCGGGCGCCCGCCGACGTCGTGCGCGCCCGCCTGCCGTTCGCCCTGCCCGGCCGGGTGGAGCCGGTCGACGGGGACACCTGCCTGCTGCGGCTCGGCGCGGACACCGTCGGCCCGATCGCCGCCGACCTCGCGCACGTCGAGGCCGACTACACCCTGGAGGACGCCTCGCCGGGGCTGCTCGACGCGCTGGCGGGGGTGGCGGCCCGGCTCACCGGTGGGCGGCCTGCCCCACCGGCCGCACCAGGATCTCGTTGA
- a CDS encoding SDR family oxidoreductase, translated as MEAGVFLVTGAGRGIGAATARLAAEAGYRLVLAARDAAALTDLAASLGGPDRAMVAPCDVRVYEQVEALVARVEREWGRLDAVFANAGTSVDTSFAGTGGAPPAEWSDMVLTNVCGPAFTARAALPALVRSGGHLVLTGSAAGRGVRAGSLYSATKWAVTGLAQAIRAECVGTGVRVTLVQPGLTATEAIPASRAADPKLAPEDVARAVLYAVGQPSTVDVNEILVRPVGQAAHR; from the coding sequence GTGGAAGCAGGGGTGTTCCTCGTGACGGGCGCCGGTCGCGGCATCGGGGCGGCCACCGCGCGGCTGGCGGCCGAGGCGGGCTACCGGCTGGTGCTGGCGGCGCGCGACGCGGCCGCGCTGACCGACCTCGCCGCCTCGCTGGGCGGGCCGGACCGGGCCATGGTCGCCCCGTGCGACGTGCGGGTGTACGAGCAGGTCGAGGCGCTGGTGGCGCGGGTCGAGCGGGAGTGGGGCCGGCTGGACGCGGTGTTCGCCAACGCGGGCACCAGCGTGGACACCTCCTTCGCGGGCACCGGCGGCGCGCCGCCCGCCGAGTGGTCCGACATGGTGCTGACCAACGTGTGCGGGCCCGCGTTCACCGCGCGGGCGGCGCTGCCCGCGCTGGTCCGCAGCGGCGGGCACCTGGTGCTGACCGGGTCGGCGGCCGGGCGCGGGGTGCGGGCCGGGAGCCTGTACTCGGCCACCAAGTGGGCGGTGACCGGGCTGGCGCAGGCCATCCGCGCCGAGTGCGTGGGCACCGGGGTGCGGGTCACGCTCGTGCAGCCGGGGCTGACCGCCACCGAGGCCATCCCGGCGTCCCGGGCGGCCGACCCGAAGCTGGCACCGGAGGACGTGGCGCGGGCCGTGCTGTACGCGGTGGGCCAGCCGTCGACGGTCGACGTCAACGAGATCCTGGTGCGGCCGGTGGGGCAGGCCGCCCACCGGTGA
- a CDS encoding serine hydrolase, translating into MDINRRFALGLGSVAAASAVVGTAGTAQAQETDAEWDALIPTTADLARRKIARKYQRQVAWAGGTWSAHIGVADPDGVVEPAVEAEADRVVEAYSVNKVAVAVAVLDKVDRGLITLDQRVEVTDAIVIRDTDGIFALDGAYPSSVTVGHALAALLTVSDNTAVRLCGLVVPALELNEILRGKGFVHTQVVPVANPNRFFLGTTTPRETSTLLTRLAAGELLSPASTRHLLTVLRSLTSFTDGIRLNLSSQERLNVATKAGWFEDGRNEAGIVFDANGKPVVTYALFASGRFRGDQAVNADNYSATHPALRARAELGRTLYDSVLRITNDAAHAYRAQPYRAWKGGN; encoded by the coding sequence ATGGACATCAACCGCAGGTTCGCACTCGGCCTGGGCTCGGTCGCGGCGGCCTCGGCCGTGGTCGGCACGGCGGGCACGGCGCAGGCCCAGGAGACGGATGCGGAGTGGGACGCGTTGATCCCGACCACGGCGGACCTGGCCAGGCGCAAGATCGCCCGCAAGTACCAGCGGCAGGTCGCGTGGGCGGGCGGCACCTGGTCGGCGCACATCGGCGTGGCCGACCCCGACGGCGTGGTCGAGCCCGCCGTCGAGGCGGAGGCCGACCGGGTCGTCGAGGCGTACAGCGTGAACAAGGTCGCCGTCGCCGTGGCGGTGCTGGACAAGGTCGACCGGGGCCTGATCACCCTGGACCAGCGGGTCGAGGTGACCGACGCGATCGTCATCCGCGACACCGACGGCATCTTCGCCCTCGACGGCGCCTACCCCAGCTCGGTCACCGTCGGCCACGCCCTGGCGGCGCTGCTGACCGTGTCGGACAACACCGCCGTGCGGCTGTGCGGGCTGGTCGTGCCCGCGCTGGAGCTCAACGAGATCCTGCGGGGCAAGGGCTTCGTGCACACGCAGGTCGTCCCGGTGGCCAACCCGAACCGGTTCTTCCTGGGCACCACCACGCCGCGCGAGACGTCCACCCTGCTCACCCGGCTGGCCGCGGGCGAGCTGCTGTCCCCGGCGTCCACGCGGCACCTGCTGACCGTGCTGCGGTCGCTGACCTCGTTCACCGACGGCATCCGGCTCAACCTGTCGTCGCAGGAGCGCCTGAACGTGGCCACCAAGGCGGGCTGGTTCGAGGACGGCCGCAACGAGGCGGGCATCGTCTTCGACGCCAACGGCAAGCCGGTCGTCACCTACGCCCTGTTCGCCTCGGGCCGGTTCCGCGGCGACCAGGCCGTGAACGCGGACAACTACAGCGCCACCCACCCGGCGCTGCGGGCCCGCGCCGAGCTGGGCCGCACCCTGTACGACTCGGTGCTGCGCATCACCAACGACGCGGCCCACGCGTACCGGGCGCAGCCCTATCGCGCCTGGAAGGGCGGCAACTGA
- a CDS encoding sugar phosphate isomerase/epimerase family protein has translation MKLSVNQATVKRASVPEVVDACARHGVEGVGLWREPVHEHGVERTAALVRQAGLTVSSLCRGGFFTGADQRLDDNRRAIDEAAALGAQCLVLVPGGVQGRDLAGARDRVAGALEVLAPHAADAGVRLALEPMHPVFCADRGVVSTLAQALELAAPHAAVGVVVDALHVWWDPALAASVAAAGADILSYQVCDWVTPLPADVLLGRGLPGDGHIDLVGLTSLVRAAGYAGFVEVEVFNEAVWELPADRVVAELVKRHATGWGPVVDGGHDRLPATPWRDDPSPTGDRPAPRRARGGPGPRRSPL, from the coding sequence GTGAAGCTCTCGGTGAACCAGGCCACGGTGAAGCGGGCGTCCGTGCCCGAGGTGGTCGACGCGTGCGCGCGGCACGGCGTGGAGGGCGTCGGGCTGTGGCGCGAACCCGTCCACGAGCACGGGGTGGAGCGCACCGCCGCGCTGGTCCGGCAGGCCGGGCTGACCGTGTCGTCGCTGTGCCGCGGCGGCTTCTTCACGGGTGCCGACCAGCGCCTGGACGACAACCGGCGGGCGATCGACGAGGCCGCGGCGCTGGGCGCGCAGTGCCTGGTGCTGGTGCCCGGCGGCGTGCAGGGGCGCGACCTCGCAGGCGCGCGGGACCGGGTGGCCGGTGCGCTGGAGGTGCTGGCGCCCCACGCCGCCGACGCCGGGGTCCGGCTCGCGCTGGAGCCCATGCACCCGGTGTTCTGCGCCGACCGCGGGGTCGTCTCCACGCTGGCGCAGGCCCTGGAGCTGGCCGCGCCGCACGCCGCGGTCGGCGTCGTGGTGGACGCCCTGCACGTCTGGTGGGACCCGGCGCTGGCGGCGTCGGTGGCGGCGGCCGGCGCGGACATCCTGTCCTACCAGGTGTGCGACTGGGTCACGCCGCTGCCCGCCGACGTGCTGCTGGGGCGCGGCCTGCCCGGTGACGGGCACATCGACCTGGTGGGCCTGACCTCGCTGGTGCGCGCGGCGGGCTACGCCGGGTTCGTGGAGGTCGAGGTGTTCAACGAGGCGGTGTGGGAGCTGCCCGCGGACCGCGTGGTGGCCGAGCTGGTGAAGCGGCACGCCACGGGGTGGGGGCCGGTCGTGGACGGCGGCCACGACCGGCTGCCCGCAACCCCCTGGCGGGACGACCCCTCCCCGACTGGCGACCGGCCGGCCCCGCGACGCGCGCGGGGCGGGCCGGGCCCCCGCCGTTCCCCCTTGTGA
- a CDS encoding DUF993 family protein produces the protein MVADPFAGNGPGAPAVLDWDATLAHRVRLWDLGFGVAEAMDTAQRGMGLDWAAAAELVRRTAAVAGGRLAAGVGTDHGTDDPLTAYREQLEVVGEAGAQPILMCSRKLAARARGPEDYQRVYAALLEEVDRPVILHWLGPAFDPLLAGYWGSTDVPEATGHFLDLVKAYPDRVDGVKVSLLDAGHEVELRRALPEGVRCYTGDDFHYPELIAGDDVGHSDALLGIFDVIAPAAAEALGALDAGDLARYHEVLEPTVALSRHLFQQPTYHYKTGVVFLSWLAGFQDSFAMVGGLQSARDVVHLGEALRLADLAGLLPDPDLAAARWANLLGVLT, from the coding sequence GTGGTCGCCGACCCGTTCGCGGGCAACGGGCCCGGCGCGCCCGCCGTGCTGGACTGGGACGCCACGCTGGCCCACCGGGTGCGGCTGTGGGACCTGGGGTTCGGCGTCGCCGAGGCCATGGACACCGCCCAGCGCGGCATGGGGCTGGACTGGGCCGCGGCCGCGGAGCTGGTCCGGCGCACCGCCGCGGTGGCCGGGGGCAGGCTGGCGGCGGGGGTCGGCACCGACCACGGCACCGACGACCCGCTGACCGCCTACCGCGAGCAGTTGGAGGTGGTCGGCGAGGCGGGCGCGCAGCCGATCCTGATGTGCAGCCGCAAGCTCGCCGCCCGGGCCCGCGGGCCCGAGGACTACCAGCGGGTGTACGCCGCGCTGCTGGAGGAGGTCGACCGACCCGTCATCCTGCACTGGCTCGGCCCGGCGTTCGACCCGCTGCTGGCCGGCTACTGGGGCTCGACCGACGTGCCCGAGGCCACCGGCCACTTCCTCGACCTGGTCAAGGCTTACCCGGACCGGGTGGACGGGGTGAAGGTGTCCCTGCTGGACGCGGGGCACGAGGTGGAGCTGCGCCGCGCCCTGCCCGAGGGCGTGCGCTGCTACACCGGGGACGACTTCCACTACCCGGAGCTGATCGCGGGCGACGACGTCGGCCACAGCGACGCCCTGCTGGGCATCTTCGACGTCATCGCGCCCGCGGCGGCGGAGGCCCTGGGCGCCCTGGACGCCGGTGACCTCGCGCGCTACCACGAGGTGCTGGAACCGACCGTCGCGCTGTCCCGCCACCTGTTCCAACAGCCCACCTACCACTACAAGACCGGTGTGGTGTTCCTGTCCTGGCTGGCCGGGTTCCAGGACTCGTTCGCCATGGTCGGCGGCCTCCAGTCCGCGCGGGACGTGGTGCACCTCGGCGAGGCGCTGCGGCTGGCCGACCTGGCCGGCCTGCTGCCCGACCCGGACCTGGCGGCCGCGCGCTGGGCGAACCTGCTGGGCGTGCTGACGTGA
- a CDS encoding Gfo/Idh/MocA family protein, whose translation MGYRQHLVRSVLAIRERGGVRVGDDLVVPEPILVGRNANKLEEIARRHDLARWTTDLDAALGDPGVEVYFDAQVTSAHVGALSRAIAAGKHVYSEKPVAASPGEVEELARLADAAGVKHGVVADKLYLPGIRKLRRLVDGGFFGRVLSVRGEFGYWVFEGDWQPAQRPSWNYRAQDGGGIVVDMFCHWSYLLEGLFGPVEAVTARAVTHVPERWDEGGTRYDATADDAAYAIFELAGGVVAQVNSSWAVRVHRDELVEFQVDGTRGSAVAGLRNCVVQPREITPKPVWDPDVPSSIDFRALWQEVPDNEVFDNGFLVQWEEFLRHVVADAPFRHDFRSGARGVRLAALGLESSRTGRRIEVPA comes from the coding sequence ATGGGGTACCGGCAGCACCTGGTGCGGTCGGTGTTGGCGATCCGGGAGCGCGGCGGGGTGCGGGTCGGTGACGACCTGGTGGTGCCCGAGCCGATCCTGGTGGGGCGCAACGCGAACAAGCTGGAGGAGATCGCCCGGCGGCACGACCTGGCGCGCTGGACCACCGACCTGGACGCCGCGCTGGGTGACCCCGGGGTCGAGGTCTACTTCGACGCGCAGGTCACCTCGGCGCACGTCGGGGCCCTGTCCAGGGCGATCGCGGCGGGCAAGCACGTCTACAGCGAGAAGCCGGTCGCCGCCTCGCCCGGGGAGGTCGAGGAGCTGGCCCGGCTGGCCGACGCGGCCGGCGTCAAGCACGGCGTGGTGGCCGACAAGCTGTACCTGCCCGGCATCCGCAAGCTGCGGCGGCTGGTCGACGGCGGGTTCTTCGGCCGCGTGCTCTCGGTGCGCGGCGAGTTCGGCTACTGGGTCTTCGAGGGCGACTGGCAGCCCGCGCAGCGGCCGAGCTGGAACTACCGGGCGCAGGACGGCGGCGGGATCGTCGTGGACATGTTCTGCCACTGGAGCTACCTGCTGGAGGGCCTGTTCGGGCCGGTGGAGGCGGTCACCGCCCGCGCCGTCACGCACGTGCCCGAGCGCTGGGACGAGGGCGGCACCCGGTACGACGCCACCGCCGACGACGCGGCCTACGCGATCTTCGAGCTGGCCGGCGGCGTGGTGGCGCAGGTCAACTCCTCCTGGGCGGTGCGGGTGCACCGCGACGAGCTGGTCGAGTTCCAGGTGGACGGCACCCGCGGCAGCGCCGTGGCGGGGTTGCGCAACTGCGTGGTCCAACCCCGGGAGATCACCCCGAAGCCGGTGTGGGACCCGGACGTGCCCTCGTCGATCGACTTCCGCGCGCTGTGGCAGGAGGTGCCCGACAACGAGGTGTTCGACAACGGGTTCCTGGTGCAGTGGGAGGAGTTCCTGCGGCACGTCGTCGCCGACGCGCCCTTCCGGCACGACTTCCGCTCCGGTGCGCGGGGCGTCCGGCTGGCCGCGCTGGGCCTGGAGTCCTCGCGCACGGGGCGGCGGATCGAGGTGCCGGCGTGA
- a CDS encoding LacI family DNA-binding transcriptional regulator, whose protein sequence is MASRQVTLQEVAKSAGVSLATASRVLNGSTRQVSAELRERVLGTARELGYLPNASAQALARNSSVLVGLVVHDIADPYFSSIAAGVTRVAEAAGLVVVLGTTNRDPRREVELVNTLRAHRARALVIAGSRTTDRRASARLTEEIGAFTAQGGRVACVSQAKLGADTVVPANRSGARALARRLTELGHRRFAVLAGPADLLAARDRVAGFKAGLADAGVDLPPENVITCGFTRDGGHAAVADLLAARTGATCVFAVNDVMAMGAMAALREHGLGVPDDVSVAGFDDIPTLRDLVPALSTVRLPLEQMGERAARLVLDEPGDEPRTVRVAGEVVLRASTSPPGATGLR, encoded by the coding sequence GTGGCGTCGCGGCAGGTCACGCTGCAAGAGGTGGCGAAGAGCGCGGGTGTGTCGCTGGCCACCGCGTCGCGCGTGCTCAACGGCAGCACGCGCCAGGTGAGCGCCGAACTGCGCGAGCGCGTGCTGGGCACGGCGCGGGAGCTGGGCTACCTGCCCAACGCCTCCGCGCAGGCGCTGGCCCGCAACTCCAGCGTGCTGGTGGGGCTCGTGGTGCACGACATCGCCGACCCGTACTTCTCCAGCATCGCGGCGGGCGTGACCCGGGTCGCCGAGGCGGCCGGGCTGGTCGTGGTGCTCGGCACCACCAACCGCGACCCGCGCCGCGAGGTCGAGCTGGTCAACACCCTGCGCGCCCACCGCGCCCGCGCCCTGGTCATCGCCGGCAGCCGCACCACCGACCGCCGGGCCAGCGCCCGCCTGACCGAGGAGATCGGCGCGTTCACCGCCCAGGGCGGCCGGGTGGCGTGCGTCTCGCAGGCGAAGCTGGGCGCGGACACCGTGGTGCCCGCCAACCGGTCCGGGGCACGGGCGCTGGCCCGCCGCCTCACCGAGCTGGGCCACCGCCGGTTCGCCGTGCTCGCGGGCCCCGCCGACCTGCTCGCCGCCCGCGACCGCGTCGCCGGCTTCAAGGCCGGCCTGGCCGACGCGGGCGTGGACCTGCCCCCCGAGAACGTCATCACCTGCGGTTTCACCCGTGACGGCGGTCACGCCGCAGTGGCCGACCTGCTCGCCGCCCGCACCGGCGCGACCTGCGTGTTCGCCGTCAACGACGTGATGGCGATGGGTGCCATGGCGGCGCTGCGCGAGCACGGGCTCGGCGTCCCCGACGACGTCTCGGTGGCCGGTTTCGACGACATCCCCACCCTGCGCGACCTGGTCCCGGCCCTGAGCACGGTGCGCCTGCCGCTGGAGCAGATGGGTGAACGGGCCGCGCGCCTGGTCCTGGACGAGCCCGGTGACGAGCCGCGCACGGTCCGGGTGGCCGGCGAGGTGGTGCTGCGCGCCAGCACGTCCCCACCTGGCGCTACCGGGCTGCGGTAG
- a CDS encoding hemolysin family protein, with product MTIVLSLLGLVAVVVLTVGTFIAVAAEFSLTALERSTVESHVAAVGDAKARAVDKAHRSLSFQLSGSQLAITITTLITGFIAEPAIAELISPALSALGVPDSAVDPISLAVALAVATSLSMVFGELVPKNLAIAKPLETARAVAGVQAGFSSVFRWLINGLNGSANWLVRRMGVEPADELASARSPQELGALIRSSAEHGTIDEGTATLLDRSLRFGDRTADELMTPRVRVESLRSDATVLDLVAKARETGFSRFPVHQGDLDEVRGIVHVKQAFGVPRHQRATTPLSALTRPVQTVPATLEGDALLDRLRASGLQTALVVDEYGGTAGLVTLEDLVEEIVGDVRDEHDRRETSPVRPLGRDSWLVSGLLRDDEVAEATGFRMPEGDYETVAGLVMARLGRIPAAGDEIRVDGWRITVVQMDRHRVAELRVARVEQEAAR from the coding sequence ATGACCATCGTCCTCAGCCTGCTCGGCCTGGTCGCCGTGGTGGTGCTCACCGTCGGCACGTTCATCGCGGTCGCGGCCGAGTTCTCCCTGACCGCCCTGGAGCGCAGCACCGTCGAGTCGCACGTCGCCGCCGTCGGCGACGCCAAGGCCCGCGCGGTCGACAAGGCCCACCGGTCGCTGTCCTTCCAGCTCTCCGGCTCGCAGCTGGCGATCACCATCACCACGCTCATCACCGGTTTCATCGCCGAACCGGCCATCGCCGAGCTGATCTCGCCCGCGCTGTCGGCCCTCGGCGTGCCGGACTCCGCGGTCGACCCGATCTCGCTGGCCGTCGCCCTGGCGGTGGCCACGTCGCTGTCGATGGTGTTCGGCGAGCTGGTGCCGAAGAACCTGGCCATCGCCAAGCCGCTGGAGACCGCCCGCGCGGTCGCCGGCGTGCAGGCCGGGTTCTCCTCGGTGTTCCGCTGGCTGATCAACGGCCTGAACGGCTCGGCCAACTGGCTGGTGCGCCGGATGGGCGTGGAGCCCGCCGACGAGCTGGCCTCGGCCCGGTCGCCGCAGGAGCTGGGCGCCCTGATCCGGTCGAGCGCCGAGCACGGCACGATCGACGAGGGCACCGCGACCCTGCTGGACCGCTCCCTGCGCTTCGGCGACCGCACCGCGGACGAGCTGATGACCCCGCGCGTGCGGGTGGAGTCGCTGCGCTCGGACGCGACCGTGCTGGACCTGGTCGCCAAGGCGCGGGAGACGGGTTTCTCCCGGTTCCCGGTGCACCAGGGCGACCTGGACGAGGTGCGCGGGATCGTGCACGTCAAGCAGGCGTTCGGGGTGCCGCGCCACCAGCGGGCGACCACGCCGCTGTCGGCGCTGACCAGGCCGGTGCAGACGGTGCCCGCGACCCTGGAGGGCGACGCCCTGCTGGACCGGCTGCGCGCCTCCGGCCTGCAGACCGCGCTGGTCGTCGACGAGTACGGCGGCACGGCCGGCCTGGTGACGCTGGAGGACCTGGTCGAGGAGATCGTCGGCGACGTGCGCGACGAGCACGACCGCCGGGAGACCTCGCCGGTGCGCCCGCTGGGCCGCGACAGCTGGCTGGTGTCCGGCCTGCTGCGCGACGACGAGGTGGCCGAGGCGACCGGGTTCCGGATGCCCGAGGGCGACTACGAGACGGTCGCCGGCCTGGTCATGGCCCGGTTGGGCCGGATACCGGCGGCCGGTGACGAGATCCGGGTCGACGGCTGGCGGATCACCGTGGTGCAGATGGACCGGCACCGGGTGGCCGAGCTGCGGGTGGCCCGGGTGGAGCAGGAGGCCGCGCGATGA
- a CDS encoding hemolysin family protein, with protein sequence MSLLFVLLLVAGNAFFVGAEFAIITARRDRLEALAEQGSSRARTVIRAGRELPLLIAGAQLGITLCSLGLGALGEPAVAAMLEAPFHGVGVPDAVRHGVAFALALVVVVALHTVLGEMVPKNLAIAGPERTALLLVPAHLWFCRLVAPLLRAFTVVATAVLKRVGVTPREELESAYTRDELALLIAQSRQEGLLEDSEHRRLAQTLSSAERTVADVLVPLDRVTSVSARPTMGEVEAAVSATGFSRFPVRDEDRLIGYLHVKDVLDIADADPSTQVPPGRVRGLPEVPVDARLDEAVGVLRRAQSHLAQAVSADGVTQGVVALEDLVEEYVGTVRDGTHVRREP encoded by the coding sequence ATGAGCCTGCTGTTCGTGTTGCTGCTGGTGGCGGGCAACGCCTTCTTCGTCGGCGCGGAGTTCGCCATCATCACCGCGCGCCGCGACCGGCTGGAGGCGCTGGCCGAGCAGGGCAGCAGCCGGGCCCGGACGGTGATCCGGGCGGGCCGCGAGCTGCCGCTGCTGATCGCGGGCGCGCAGCTGGGCATCACGCTGTGCTCGCTGGGCCTGGGCGCGCTGGGCGAACCGGCCGTGGCGGCGATGCTGGAGGCGCCGTTCCACGGCGTCGGCGTGCCGGACGCGGTGCGGCACGGCGTGGCCTTCGCGCTGGCGCTGGTCGTCGTGGTGGCGCTGCACACGGTGCTGGGCGAGATGGTGCCGAAGAACCTGGCCATCGCCGGCCCGGAGCGCACCGCGCTGCTGCTGGTGCCCGCGCACCTGTGGTTCTGCCGGCTGGTGGCGCCGCTGCTGCGCGCGTTCACCGTGGTGGCGACGGCGGTGCTCAAGCGGGTCGGCGTGACGCCGCGCGAGGAGCTGGAGTCGGCCTACACGCGGGACGAGCTGGCGCTGCTGATCGCGCAGTCGCGGCAGGAGGGCCTGCTGGAGGACTCCGAGCACCGGCGGCTGGCGCAGACGCTGTCGTCGGCGGAGCGCACCGTGGCCGACGTGCTGGTGCCGCTGGACCGGGTCACCTCGGTGTCGGCGCGGCCGACCATGGGCGAGGTGGAGGCCGCCGTGTCGGCCACCGGCTTCTCCCGGTTCCCGGTGCGCGACGAGGACCGGCTGATCGGCTACCTGCACGTCAAGGACGTGCTGGACATCGCGGACGCGGACCCGTCGACGCAGGTGCCGCCCGGTCGGGTGCGCGGCCTGCCGGAGGTGCCGGTGGACGCGCGGCTGGACGAGGCGGTCGGCGTGCTGCGGCGCGCGCAGAGCCACCTGGCGCAGGCCGTGTCGGCCGACGGGGTGACGCAGGGCGTGGTCGCGCTGGAGGACCTGGTCGAGGAGTACGTGGGCACCGTGCGCGACGGCACCCACGTCCGCCGGGAGCCGTGA